Proteins co-encoded in one Anabas testudineus chromosome 8, fAnaTes1.2, whole genome shotgun sequence genomic window:
- the foxj1a gene encoding forkhead box protein J1-A isoform X2, whose amino-acid sequence MLSLSCTDRWPEGSVDLEEEVVSAAAQAEERDSVSSSSSSSSCCSTSVNLDDSLTSLQWLQEFSILGANVPQQSHQQPHLFGHQQLGSDAPASPLAGDPASIGMPLTPGKPTAAAYSRMQSLPGIVAHGHCPDEVDYKTNAHIKPPYSYATLICMAMQASKKSKITLSCIYKWITDNFCYYRHADPTWQNSIRHNLSLNKCFIKVPRQKDEPGKGGFWKIDPQYAERLLSGAYKKRRMPPVQINPALQNRLRMNLQPQSRGPCSPTGSQIGLCINPESQRLLREFEEATGADQNWDPHLAEGTMLGSWPVVRGRGGQKRKQSLGSRNGATKALRRSSSPLFSVDEQKEIGPLKGDFDWDALLDSALSGELSLDGGEPLSPIMREEDLTVRGTHISPVEAPAGTADIHVLVETQRSNDVSDFDEETFLATAFLESPWPEEEEQGRSDFLCSSTVNLDQLFDLGESLGGDPSTRIDNLL is encoded by the exons ATGCTGTCTCTGAGCTGTACCGACCGCTGGCCCGAAGGCTCCGTGgatctggaggaggaggtggtgtcCGCGGCTGCTCAGGCTGAGGAACGGGacagtgtcagcagcagcagcagcagcagcagctgctgcagcacctcCGTGAACCTGGACGACAGCCTGACCAGCCTGCAGTGGCTGCAGGAGTTCTCCATCCTCGGAGCCAACGTGCCACAGCAGTCCCACCAGCAGCCGCACCTGTTCGGCCACCAGCAGCTGGGCTCCGACGCCCCAGCTTCGCCTCTGGCCGGGGACCCCGCCTCCATCGGCATGCCCCTGACCCCTGGGAAGCCCACAGCCGCAGCCTACAGCAGGATGCAGTCCCTCCCTGGCATCGTGGCGCACGGTCACTGTCCTGATGAGGTGGACTACAAGACTAATGCGCACATCAAGCCGCCGTACTCATACGCTACCCTCATCTGTATGGCCATGCAGGCCAGCAAGAAGTCCAAGATAACTTTGTCCTGCATCTACAAGTGGATCACTGATAACTTCTGCTACTACCGCCACGCTGATCCCACCTGGCAG AACTCCATCCGACACAATCTGTCGCTCAACAAGTGCTTCATCAAGGTACCGCGGCAGAAAGACGAGCCAGGGAAGGGTGGTTTCTGGAAGATTGACCCACAGTACGCTGAGCGCCTCTTGAGTGGTGCTTACAAGAAGAGACGAATGCCTCCTGTCCAGATCAACCCAGCTCTGCAGAACAGGCTCAGGATGAACCTGCAGCCCCAGTCCAGAGGGCCCTGCAGTCCCACAGGAAGTCAGATTGGCCTGTGCATCAACCCAGAGTCCCAAAGACTCCTCAGAGAATTTGAAGAGGCAACTGGGGCTGACCAGAACTGGGACCCCCATCTGGCTGAGGGAACCATGCTGGGATCCTGGCCGGTGGTCAGGGGAAGAGGTGGGCAAAAGAGGAAGCAATCACTGGGCTCCAGAAATGGTGCCACCAAAGCCCTTCGGCGATCCAGCTCTCCCCTGTTCTCTGTGGATGAACAGAAGGAGATAGGACCTCTCAAGGGGGACTTTGATTGGGATGCCCTGCTAGACTCAGCCCTCAGCGGGGAGCTCAGTTTGGATGGTGGGGAACCTCTGAGCCCCATCATGAGAGAGGAGGACCTTACAGTACGAGGGACCCACATCTCTCCTGTTGAAGCCCCTGCAGGGACAGCGGATATCCATGTGCTGGTGGAGACGCAAAGGAGTAATGACGTGTCAGACTTTGATGAGGAGACCTTCTTAGCAACAGCCTTCCTAGAGAGTCCCTGGCCTGAAGAGGAGGAACAAGGTCGCAGCGATTTCCTCTGTAGCTCCACTGTCAACCTGGACCAGCTGTTCGACCTTGGAGAATCATTAGGTGGTGACCCCAGCACCAGGATTGATAACCTCCTTTGA
- the foxj1a gene encoding forkhead box protein J1-A isoform X1 → MPLDLNGNLQISVRIYGSLFSNGAVIVLFFRTLLKLGVYFRCCQALAGGGGDATGVTERKEVLERAMLSLSCTDRWPEGSVDLEEEVVSAAAQAEERDSVSSSSSSSSCCSTSVNLDDSLTSLQWLQEFSILGANVPQQSHQQPHLFGHQQLGSDAPASPLAGDPASIGMPLTPGKPTAAAYSRMQSLPGIVAHGHCPDEVDYKTNAHIKPPYSYATLICMAMQASKKSKITLSCIYKWITDNFCYYRHADPTWQNSIRHNLSLNKCFIKVPRQKDEPGKGGFWKIDPQYAERLLSGAYKKRRMPPVQINPALQNRLRMNLQPQSRGPCSPTGSQIGLCINPESQRLLREFEEATGADQNWDPHLAEGTMLGSWPVVRGRGGQKRKQSLGSRNGATKALRRSSSPLFSVDEQKEIGPLKGDFDWDALLDSALSGELSLDGGEPLSPIMREEDLTVRGTHISPVEAPAGTADIHVLVETQRSNDVSDFDEETFLATAFLESPWPEEEEQGRSDFLCSSTVNLDQLFDLGESLGGDPSTRIDNLL, encoded by the exons ATGCCACTGGATTTAAATGGGAATCTACAAATCTCAGTACGCATTTATGGCTCTCTGTTTTCAAATGGGGCTGTCATTGTCTTGTTCTTTCGCACTTTGTTGAAGTTGGGTGTATATTTTCGGTGCTGTCAGGCGctggcaggaggaggaggagacgcTACTGGggtgacagagaggaaagaggtgTTGGAGAGAGCCATGCTGTCTCTGAGCTGTACCGACCGCTGGCCCGAAGGCTCCGTGgatctggaggaggaggtggtgtcCGCGGCTGCTCAGGCTGAGGAACGGGacagtgtcagcagcagcagcagcagcagcagctgctgcagcacctcCGTGAACCTGGACGACAGCCTGACCAGCCTGCAGTGGCTGCAGGAGTTCTCCATCCTCGGAGCCAACGTGCCACAGCAGTCCCACCAGCAGCCGCACCTGTTCGGCCACCAGCAGCTGGGCTCCGACGCCCCAGCTTCGCCTCTGGCCGGGGACCCCGCCTCCATCGGCATGCCCCTGACCCCTGGGAAGCCCACAGCCGCAGCCTACAGCAGGATGCAGTCCCTCCCTGGCATCGTGGCGCACGGTCACTGTCCTGATGAGGTGGACTACAAGACTAATGCGCACATCAAGCCGCCGTACTCATACGCTACCCTCATCTGTATGGCCATGCAGGCCAGCAAGAAGTCCAAGATAACTTTGTCCTGCATCTACAAGTGGATCACTGATAACTTCTGCTACTACCGCCACGCTGATCCCACCTGGCAG AACTCCATCCGACACAATCTGTCGCTCAACAAGTGCTTCATCAAGGTACCGCGGCAGAAAGACGAGCCAGGGAAGGGTGGTTTCTGGAAGATTGACCCACAGTACGCTGAGCGCCTCTTGAGTGGTGCTTACAAGAAGAGACGAATGCCTCCTGTCCAGATCAACCCAGCTCTGCAGAACAGGCTCAGGATGAACCTGCAGCCCCAGTCCAGAGGGCCCTGCAGTCCCACAGGAAGTCAGATTGGCCTGTGCATCAACCCAGAGTCCCAAAGACTCCTCAGAGAATTTGAAGAGGCAACTGGGGCTGACCAGAACTGGGACCCCCATCTGGCTGAGGGAACCATGCTGGGATCCTGGCCGGTGGTCAGGGGAAGAGGTGGGCAAAAGAGGAAGCAATCACTGGGCTCCAGAAATGGTGCCACCAAAGCCCTTCGGCGATCCAGCTCTCCCCTGTTCTCTGTGGATGAACAGAAGGAGATAGGACCTCTCAAGGGGGACTTTGATTGGGATGCCCTGCTAGACTCAGCCCTCAGCGGGGAGCTCAGTTTGGATGGTGGGGAACCTCTGAGCCCCATCATGAGAGAGGAGGACCTTACAGTACGAGGGACCCACATCTCTCCTGTTGAAGCCCCTGCAGGGACAGCGGATATCCATGTGCTGGTGGAGACGCAAAGGAGTAATGACGTGTCAGACTTTGATGAGGAGACCTTCTTAGCAACAGCCTTCCTAGAGAGTCCCTGGCCTGAAGAGGAGGAACAAGGTCGCAGCGATTTCCTCTGTAGCTCCACTGTCAACCTGGACCAGCTGTTCGACCTTGGAGAATCATTAGGTGGTGACCCCAGCACCAGGATTGATAACCTCCTTTGA